From Actinopolyspora lacussalsi, a single genomic window includes:
- a CDS encoding hypothetical protein (product_source=Hypo-rule applied; pfam=PF11774; superfamily=111384), with product MAERIQVELVDDIDGSEAQQTVTFAMDGVSYEIDLSEQNARNLRELFGPYIRQARTAQQQQNNNRRQSRKQEREDRKTRQANRKLTEEIRGAARRSHERYQQDRQEQAADRAESTSQSGQFDQSGRLDQETLLEHPLSFASDDSGQVAGGQAPAEDVEDTEDSRFPAVSLPQFSSANE from the coding sequence ATGGCCGAGCGGATTCAGGTCGAACTCGTCGACGACATCGACGGGTCCGAAGCGCAGCAGACAGTTACTTTCGCCATGGATGGCGTGAGCTATGAAATCGACCTGAGTGAACAGAATGCGCGAAACCTGCGTGAGCTGTTCGGGCCGTACATCAGGCAGGCACGCACGGCGCAGCAGCAGCAGAACAACAACCGGCGGCAGAGCCGAAAGCAGGAGCGGGAGGACCGGAAGACCCGGCAGGCCAACCGCAAGCTGACCGAGGAGATCCGCGGTGCGGCTCGACGCAGTCACGAGCGCTACCAGCAGGATCGCCAGGAGCAAGCGGCGGATCGGGCCGAATCGACGTCGCAGAGCGGGCAGTTCGACCAGAGCGGCCGGCTCGATCAGGAGACGTTGCTGGAACACCCGCTGTCCTTCGCGTCGGATGATTCCGGTCAGGTCGCCGGCGGACAAGCACCGGCGGAAGACGTCGAGGACACCGAGGACAGCCGTTTCCCCGCTGTTTCACTTCCGCAGTTCTCTTCCGCGAACGAGTGA
- a CDS encoding hypothetical protein (product_source=Hypo-rule applied; pfam=PF11774), with amino-acid sequence MAQKVTVQLVDDVDGSEAESTVEFALDGVNYTIDLSSENAAELRDALAPYLSSARRVGGRKRSGKANKAGKTRQSNSGSQAPKAADRERNQAIREWARQQGMQVSDRGRIPAEIVEAYDKAQ; translated from the coding sequence GTGGCGCAGAAGGTAACGGTTCAACTGGTCGACGACGTCGACGGTTCCGAAGCGGAGTCGACCGTCGAGTTCGCGCTGGATGGTGTGAACTACACGATTGACCTGTCGTCCGAAAACGCTGCCGAACTCCGCGACGCGCTGGCTCCCTATCTTTCCAGTGCCCGTCGCGTCGGTGGCCGCAAGCGCAGCGGCAAGGCGAACAAGGCCGGGAAAACTCGCCAGTCGAACAGCGGTTCACAAGCACCGAAAGCCGCCGACCGCGAACGGAATCAGGCCATTCGGGAATGGGCACGCCAACAGGGTATGCAGGTTTCCGATCGTGGCCGGATTCCCGCGGAGATCGTCGAGGCCTACGACAAAGCACAGTGA
- a CDS encoding ornithine decarboxylase (product_source=KO:K01581; cath_funfam=2.40.37.10,3.20.20.10; cog=COG0019; ko=KO:K01581; pfam=PF00278,PF02784; superfamily=51419), which translates to MTDLSGSHAVTDRPGGGTTVGTTVNGASAASAAESERIRRFLDEACPSTPCLAVDLAVVRNRFSRLSAELPGARICYAVKANPDPRVVAELVGLGASFDVASPGEIELCLRQGAPARAISYGNTIKKPADIALAHQRGVRLFATDSTPDLENIAASAPGAGVFCRIAVDNTGSRTPFGRKFGCSPATAVRLLRRARELGLVPYGVSFHIGSQQLSSEAWEHGIAAAAEVLHDPDMPADAVRMVNLGGGLPATYTQPTPELSEYTAVIEDALRRHFGTVRPEVLLEPGRHLVGDAGVLRSEVVLVSEDSAGQGRWVYLDAGRYNGLAETEGEAITYRLRTSRDGDPLAPVVLAGPTCDGDDVLYQHTRYELPSTLRGGDTVDLLSAGAYTASYSSVCFNGFEPLTTCCFDSAETTERA; encoded by the coding sequence TTGACCGACCTGTCCGGCAGCCACGCTGTGACGGACCGCCCCGGTGGCGGCACCACTGTCGGGACGACCGTGAACGGGGCGTCCGCGGCCTCCGCCGCGGAGTCGGAACGTATCCGCCGCTTCCTCGACGAGGCGTGCCCCAGCACCCCGTGCCTGGCCGTGGACCTCGCCGTGGTGCGGAATCGTTTCTCGCGGCTGAGCGCGGAACTGCCCGGGGCGCGCATCTGCTACGCGGTCAAGGCCAATCCCGATCCCCGTGTCGTCGCCGAACTGGTCGGACTGGGGGCCTCCTTCGACGTCGCCAGCCCCGGAGAGATCGAGCTGTGCCTGCGCCAGGGTGCTCCGGCCCGGGCGATCTCCTACGGCAACACCATAAAAAAGCCCGCTGACATCGCTCTCGCGCATCAACGCGGAGTCCGGCTGTTCGCCACCGACAGCACGCCCGACCTGGAGAACATAGCCGCCTCGGCGCCCGGAGCAGGCGTGTTCTGCCGAATCGCGGTGGACAACACCGGTTCCCGGACACCCTTCGGGCGCAAGTTCGGCTGTTCACCCGCTACCGCGGTCCGGTTGCTGCGACGTGCACGTGAGCTGGGGCTCGTGCCGTACGGGGTGTCGTTCCACATCGGCTCGCAACAGCTCTCCTCCGAAGCCTGGGAACACGGGATCGCCGCCGCGGCCGAGGTGCTGCACGACCCCGACATGCCCGCCGACGCGGTTCGCATGGTCAACCTGGGCGGGGGGCTGCCCGCCACGTACACCCAGCCGACCCCGGAATTGTCCGAGTACACCGCCGTGATCGAGGACGCGCTGCGGCGCCACTTCGGCACCGTCCGCCCCGAGGTGCTGCTCGAACCCGGTCGCCACCTCGTGGGGGACGCGGGTGTGCTGCGCAGCGAGGTCGTGCTGGTCTCCGAGGACTCCGCGGGGCAGGGACGCTGGGTCTACCTGGACGCGGGACGCTACAACGGCCTGGCGGAAACCGAGGGTGAGGCGATCACCTACCGGCTGCGCACCAGCCGGGACGGGGACCCGCTCGCCCCGGTGGTCCTGGCCGGACCCACCTGCGACGGCGACGACGTGCTGTATCAGCACACCCGCTACGAACTTCCGAGCACACTGCGCGGTGGGGATACGGTCGACCTGCTCAGTGCCGGTGCCTACACCGCGAGTTACTCCTCGGTCTGTTTCAACGGATTCGAACCACTCACCACTTGTTGCTTCGACAGTGCCGAGACCACCGAACGAGCGTGA
- a CDS encoding hypothetical protein (product_source=Hypo-rule applied; pfam=PF07905,PF13556; superfamily=46689,52467) — protein sequence MLLGDLLDDSRLGLTLLTGGDRLDRGVRGVYVTDLIDPRRYLQGGELVLSGLVWHRHSTDSEEFAAALSDAGVAALVAGTARLGRAPADLVRACARHGVPLFELSVNVSFNTLFEHVLGAVRNERTSGRDLVTDVAAGADLPRVLAAAASKLGSDCWVCSAVGATVAEHGELPVPDRRTLVREFLRAERLPRTVATERGDAYVLWPVSSGTESRAARWFLVLPAEEEQRDTTRESVTNELATAVALLRSRLDEGRQVSGGPVGTALRALLEGSAGSREVAGRLAEAGLSGEGTLCVVALSMNGSSEAAADVLREIAAATGLPSVTAPVETGALAVFGERAGGPVELAGLAGWLRGTLADLEHGPTWLGVSVGVSDLADPSGLRGAVEEARYTRRLAEQRHGRCGIATAADLVSQQVLLSAVPDELRHSYRQRLLGGLLAYDRDHQSDLVHTLRTFLECSGSWSRCAQRLHVHVNTLRYRIRRVEEITGRDLGDFPTRVDFYLALQING from the coding sequence GTGCTTCTCGGTGATCTGTTGGACGATTCCCGGCTGGGGTTGACCCTGCTCACGGGAGGCGACCGGCTGGACCGGGGGGTGCGCGGGGTGTACGTCACCGACCTCATCGACCCCAGGCGTTACCTGCAGGGCGGTGAGCTGGTGCTCAGCGGTCTGGTGTGGCATCGGCACTCCACCGACTCCGAGGAGTTCGCGGCCGCGCTGTCCGACGCCGGAGTAGCGGCCCTGGTGGCCGGTACGGCACGGCTGGGAAGAGCACCGGCGGATCTCGTACGTGCCTGCGCCCGGCACGGTGTGCCGTTGTTCGAGCTCTCGGTCAACGTCAGTTTCAACACGCTTTTCGAACACGTGCTCGGCGCCGTCCGCAACGAACGGACTTCCGGCCGGGATCTGGTCACCGACGTGGCCGCGGGTGCCGATCTCCCGAGGGTGCTCGCCGCCGCCGCGTCCAAGCTGGGGAGCGACTGCTGGGTTTGTTCGGCGGTGGGGGCGACCGTGGCCGAACACGGCGAGTTGCCCGTCCCCGACCGCCGCACGCTCGTCCGCGAGTTCCTGCGCGCCGAGCGGCTTCCCAGAACGGTGGCCACCGAGCGGGGGGACGCCTATGTGCTCTGGCCGGTCAGTTCCGGAACCGAGTCACGTGCCGCCAGGTGGTTCCTCGTACTGCCCGCCGAGGAAGAGCAGCGGGACACGACGCGGGAGTCGGTGACCAACGAGCTCGCCACGGCGGTGGCGCTGCTGCGCAGCAGGCTCGACGAGGGACGCCAGGTCTCCGGTGGCCCGGTCGGCACCGCGCTGCGCGCGTTGCTGGAGGGCTCGGCCGGTTCCAGGGAGGTGGCGGGCAGGCTCGCCGAGGCGGGGTTGTCCGGTGAAGGAACGCTGTGCGTGGTGGCGTTGTCCATGAACGGGAGCTCGGAAGCCGCCGCGGACGTGCTGCGGGAGATCGCCGCCGCCACCGGTCTGCCCTCGGTCACCGCACCCGTGGAGACCGGTGCGCTGGCGGTGTTCGGTGAGCGGGCCGGTGGTCCGGTCGAACTGGCCGGGCTGGCCGGGTGGCTACGCGGCACGCTCGCCGACCTCGAACACGGTCCCACCTGGTTGGGGGTCAGCGTGGGAGTAAGCGACCTGGCCGATCCGAGCGGGTTGCGCGGTGCCGTCGAGGAGGCCCGCTACACCCGGCGACTCGCCGAACAGCGCCACGGCCGCTGCGGTATCGCCACCGCGGCCGATCTGGTCTCCCAGCAGGTTCTGCTCTCGGCGGTGCCCGACGAACTGCGACATTCCTACCGGCAGCGGTTGTTGGGGGGACTGCTCGCCTACGATCGCGACCACCAGTCGGACCTGGTCCACACGCTGCGGACGTTCCTGGAGTGCTCCGGATCCTGGTCGCGCTGTGCCCAGCGGTTGCACGTTCACGTGAACACGCTTCGTTACCGCATCCGGCGGGTGGAGGAGATAACCGGCCGTGATCTCGGGGATTTCCCCACCAGAGTGGACTTCTACCTGGCACTGCAGATCAACGGTTGA
- a CDS encoding CO/xanthine dehydrogenase FAD-binding subunit (product_source=COG1319; cath_funfam=3.30.390.50,3.30.465.10; cog=COG1319; pfam=PF00941,PF03450; smart=SM01092; superfamily=55447,56176), with product MDFLRPACWSEALEAKANHPDATPVAGGTDVMVELNFDHRRPETLLDLTRIEQLREWSRTERDGVASVRIGAGVPYSRLIDELGTSLPGLAMAARTVGSPQIRNRGTLGGNLASASPAGDGHPPLLASNAEIELESVRGSRTIPIGEFFTGVKRTDMAPDELVAAVHVPVSTGPQQFSKIGTRNAMVIAVCTFAVALWPDRRGVGTGLGSAAPTPRPATEAEAFLAAALTDADQWDDPRPLPDSITERFGELVAHAAAPIDDVRGTAGYRTHALRVLARRTLSWAWDEYRGDTEFSGRQRCA from the coding sequence GTGGATTTCCTACGACCGGCCTGCTGGAGCGAAGCGCTCGAAGCAAAGGCCAACCACCCCGATGCGACTCCCGTCGCGGGCGGCACCGACGTCATGGTGGAACTGAACTTCGACCACCGGCGCCCGGAGACGCTGCTCGACCTGACTCGCATCGAACAGCTCCGGGAGTGGTCGCGAACCGAGCGGGACGGCGTGGCGTCGGTGCGCATCGGCGCGGGCGTGCCCTACTCTCGACTGATCGACGAGCTGGGTACCAGTCTGCCCGGGCTCGCCATGGCCGCCCGAACCGTGGGATCGCCGCAGATCCGGAACCGGGGAACGCTCGGCGGGAACCTCGCGTCGGCGTCCCCGGCGGGCGACGGACATCCCCCGCTGCTGGCGTCGAACGCGGAGATCGAGCTGGAATCGGTGCGCGGCAGCAGAACGATCCCGATCGGCGAGTTCTTCACCGGGGTGAAACGCACCGACATGGCCCCGGACGAGCTGGTCGCGGCAGTACACGTGCCGGTGAGCACGGGTCCGCAGCAGTTCTCCAAGATCGGTACTCGTAACGCGATGGTCATCGCCGTGTGCACCTTCGCGGTCGCGCTGTGGCCGGACCGGCGCGGTGTCGGTACCGGACTGGGCTCGGCGGCCCCCACCCCGCGCCCCGCGACCGAGGCCGAGGCGTTCCTGGCCGCGGCGCTGACCGACGCCGACCAGTGGGACGACCCGCGCCCGCTGCCCGACTCGATCACCGAGCGGTTCGGCGAGCTGGTGGCCCACGCGGCGGCACCGATCGACGACGTAAGAGGTACGGCCGGCTACCGCACACACGCGTTGCGCGTGCTCGCGCGCCGCACGCTGTCCTGGGCATGGGACGAGTACCGCGGCGACACCGAATTCTCCGGGAGGCAACGATGCGCCTGA
- a CDS encoding carbon-monoxide dehydrogenase small subunit (product_source=KO:K03518; cath_funfam=3.30.365.10; cog=COG2080; ko=KO:K03518; pfam=PF01799; superfamily=47741,54292), translated as MRLNLNVNGRDMTADDVWEGESLLYVLRERLGLPGSKNACEQGECGSCTVYLDRVPVCACLVAAGQAQDREVGTVEGLADEEELAPVQRAFIDEGAVQCGFCTPGLLVAADDLVNRVPDPSDAEIREALAGNLCRCTGYEKIMAAVRTAAERNAGTGISDSTGGDRE; from the coding sequence ATGCGCCTGAATCTGAACGTCAACGGCCGCGACATGACCGCCGACGACGTGTGGGAAGGCGAGAGCCTGCTGTACGTACTGCGGGAACGGCTCGGGCTCCCGGGTTCCAAGAACGCCTGCGAACAGGGCGAGTGCGGCTCCTGCACGGTCTACCTCGACCGGGTTCCGGTCTGTGCCTGCCTGGTGGCGGCGGGCCAGGCGCAGGACCGCGAGGTGGGGACCGTGGAGGGTCTCGCCGACGAGGAGGAGCTGGCCCCCGTGCAGCGGGCCTTCATCGACGAGGGTGCGGTGCAGTGCGGCTTCTGCACCCCCGGACTGCTGGTCGCGGCGGACGACCTGGTCAACCGGGTGCCCGATCCCTCCGACGCGGAGATCCGGGAGGCACTGGCCGGGAACCTGTGCCGGTGCACCGGTTACGAGAAGATCATGGCCGCGGTACGCACCGCTGCGGAGCGGAACGCGGGCACGGGCATCTCCGACTCCACCGGAGGTGACCGGGAATGA
- a CDS encoding hypothetical protein (product_source=Hypo-rule applied) yields MPGNESERGRDAVDYVVTAGLRPPVDISKLDPLQQEGVVSVLDHQLGRVEGVAGPEEEDIDVLDYRIEVGPDGSTVMLAVDAPSLSAAENAAANVLREILLDSQVLEHWTLTHSEVKITEDEFNESLAAAEQHPGSEFSEADERLQAEVEDAFDQADLPESDSWRTGSAATAEARSPGAESPETENWRIRLHELSDRLRAFAPNAFDASGVNEQRANLAAGALIHAVSVVTDELFYDELALTVNDATADGAVGLLVLEELPPCYQHNYDARFTRSLLLCSAAVATRLTGTRWQPPRCVAEALALRLFINEARVVLEATELMSWDESAPLFESFSAHACPDNAYEELFAVETITAERSDASEEPVTGEAVEQRLRTRGLAFDQWFNKYEDAGSGTGQHPYLG; encoded by the coding sequence ATGCCCGGCAACGAGTCGGAAAGAGGACGAGACGCGGTGGACTATGTAGTGACCGCGGGGCTACGGCCTCCGGTGGACATCTCGAAACTCGACCCACTACAACAGGAGGGGGTGGTGTCGGTACTCGATCACCAGCTCGGTCGAGTCGAAGGGGTGGCGGGCCCCGAGGAGGAAGACATCGACGTGCTGGACTACCGGATCGAGGTCGGTCCGGACGGGTCGACCGTGATGCTCGCGGTTGATGCTCCCTCACTGTCGGCCGCGGAGAACGCCGCCGCCAACGTGCTGCGGGAAATCCTGCTGGACAGCCAGGTGCTGGAGCACTGGACGCTCACGCACTCCGAAGTGAAGATCACCGAGGACGAGTTCAACGAGAGCCTCGCGGCGGCGGAACAGCATCCCGGTAGTGAGTTCAGCGAGGCCGATGAGCGGTTGCAGGCCGAGGTCGAGGACGCGTTCGACCAGGCCGACCTCCCGGAGTCGGACTCCTGGCGAACCGGATCCGCCGCCACGGCTGAAGCGCGTTCCCCGGGCGCGGAATCGCCGGAGACGGAGAACTGGCGGATTCGGCTGCACGAGCTCTCGGACCGGCTGCGCGCCTTCGCGCCGAACGCCTTCGACGCGAGCGGGGTCAACGAGCAACGGGCGAACCTCGCGGCAGGCGCGCTGATTCACGCGGTCAGTGTCGTGACCGACGAGCTCTTCTACGACGAGCTGGCGCTTACGGTCAACGACGCCACGGCGGACGGCGCGGTGGGGCTGCTGGTACTGGAGGAGCTTCCGCCGTGCTACCAGCACAACTACGACGCGCGTTTCACGCGCTCACTGCTGTTGTGCTCCGCGGCCGTGGCCACCCGACTGACGGGCACTCGCTGGCAACCACCGCGCTGTGTGGCGGAGGCGTTGGCACTGCGGCTGTTCATCAACGAGGCTCGCGTGGTGCTGGAGGCCACGGAGCTGATGAGCTGGGATGAGAGCGCACCGCTGTTCGAGTCGTTCTCGGCTCACGCGTGTCCCGACAATGCCTACGAGGAACTGTTCGCGGTGGAGACGATCACTGCCGAGCGGTCCGATGCCTCGGAGGAGCCGGTAACCGGAGAAGCCGTCGAACAACGGTTGCGCACCAGAGGACTCGCGTTCGACCAGTGGTTCAACAAGTACGAGGACGCGGGCAGCGGTACGGGGCAACACCCGTACCTGGGTTGA
- a CDS encoding S-adenosylmethionine decarboxylase (product_source=KO:K01611; cath_funfam=3.60.90.10; cog=COG1586; ko=KO:K01611; pfam=PF02675; superfamily=56276; tigrfam=TIGR03330): MSIDAGTLQPVGLFTGQHVLAELEGVAAELLDDEQFLTDALNSALDRSQATVCDVISKRFDPQGVTVLALLSESHASLHSYPENGSIFIDVFTCGNRAQPERAVDLLAESLGPTNVNCRTIRRGHEYETGLT; encoded by the coding sequence ATGTCAATTGATGCCGGAACCCTGCAGCCTGTTGGTCTGTTCACCGGTCAGCACGTCCTCGCCGAACTCGAGGGCGTGGCCGCTGAGCTGCTCGACGACGAACAGTTCCTGACAGACGCGCTCAACAGCGCACTGGACCGTTCCCAGGCCACGGTGTGTGACGTGATCTCGAAACGATTCGATCCGCAGGGTGTGACGGTGCTCGCGCTCCTGTCGGAATCCCACGCTTCGTTGCACTCCTATCCGGAAAACGGTTCGATCTTCATCGATGTGTTCACTTGCGGAAACAGGGCGCAGCCGGAGCGCGCGGTGGATCTGCTCGCCGAGTCGCTGGGCCCGACGAATGTGAACTGCCGGACGATCCGGCGTGGTCATGAGTACGAAACAGGCCTCACGTGA
- a CDS encoding ribokinase (product_source=KO:K00852; cath_funfam=3.40.1190.20; cog=COG0524; ko=KO:K00852; pfam=PF00294; superfamily=53613; tigrfam=TIGR02152): MTMVTVFGSCNMDLVAYVATPPRRGETVHGRAFSTVPGGKGANQAIAAARAAANTRFLGAVGDDGFGSRIRAELGDSGVDTAGLRTVEGHSGTAHIVVDDDGGNSIIVVGGANDTVDRLHDGDAEAIADSDCLLLQLETPLRGASEAAEVAARNGVRVILTPAPAEPVPESLLSNVDLLVPNEHEAAVLTGESDPERALPALLESVPEVVVTLGAQGVCYGNRAGERVRMPAFSVRAVDTTAAGDTFVGVLAAALASGTDITRALRRGSAAAALSIQRKGASGSMPVEDDIHEFLERATD; the protein is encoded by the coding sequence GTGACGATGGTGACGGTATTCGGTAGTTGCAACATGGATCTGGTCGCCTACGTGGCGACACCACCACGCAGGGGAGAGACGGTGCACGGTCGTGCGTTCAGCACCGTCCCCGGCGGCAAGGGGGCCAACCAGGCGATAGCCGCCGCGAGAGCCGCCGCGAACACCCGGTTTCTCGGTGCGGTCGGTGACGACGGGTTCGGCAGTCGGATCCGTGCCGAGCTGGGCGACTCGGGAGTCGACACGGCGGGGCTGCGGACGGTGGAGGGACACAGCGGTACCGCGCACATCGTGGTCGACGACGACGGTGGAAACTCGATCATCGTCGTGGGAGGTGCCAACGACACGGTTGATCGACTGCACGACGGTGACGCGGAGGCGATCGCCGACTCCGACTGTCTGCTGTTGCAGTTGGAGACCCCGCTGCGGGGAGCTTCGGAGGCCGCCGAGGTGGCCGCCCGCAACGGAGTGCGCGTGATCCTGACACCCGCCCCGGCGGAGCCGGTGCCGGAGTCGCTGTTGTCGAACGTGGACCTGTTGGTGCCGAACGAGCACGAAGCAGCCGTTCTCACCGGTGAGTCGGATCCGGAACGAGCCCTGCCCGCGTTGCTGGAGAGCGTTCCGGAGGTCGTGGTGACCCTGGGAGCCCAGGGGGTGTGCTACGGAAATCGAGCGGGCGAGCGCGTCAGGATGCCCGCGTTCTCGGTGCGGGCGGTGGACACCACGGCTGCGGGGGACACCTTCGTCGGTGTGCTGGCGGCGGCGTTGGCCAGCGGCACGGATATCACCCGGGCATTGCGGCGTGGCTCCGCGGCAGCGGCGTTGTCGATACAACGAAAGGGCGCGAGCGGATCGATGCCGGTGGAGGACGATATTCACGAATTTTTGGAGCGGGCCACCGATTGA
- a CDS encoding spermidine synthase (product_source=KO:K00797; cath_funfam=2.30.140.10,3.40.50.150; cog=COG0421; ko=KO:K00797; pfam=PF01564; superfamily=53335), producing the protein MIELDGKQWIQEPLGDDMRRLWRVDEVLWEGDTAYQHVVIGRTGQGVALFCDDDRQSTEFSQLVYHEAMMVPGFLLAEQLERVLIVGSSEGVASRMAVKAGAARVDHVDIDSECVRVCAEHLPYGYTAAELADLEAGNGPIKLHYTDGWSFLDQAIGAGERYDLVIVDLPDERADETDSQHNRLYGEEFIRRCHAVLAPGGVVGFQAGTPTVWRNTTLVRAYNRFRTVFDTVTYFGSDEHEWAFLFGRVEQLDDPVNVMLDAMPKSQYEPATIDDASLIGLTVPPYSVRHQE; encoded by the coding sequence TTGATCGAGCTCGACGGCAAGCAGTGGATCCAGGAGCCGCTGGGTGACGACATGCGGCGACTCTGGCGCGTCGACGAGGTGTTGTGGGAAGGCGACACCGCTTATCAGCACGTGGTGATCGGCCGTACCGGCCAGGGCGTCGCGTTGTTCTGCGACGACGATCGGCAGAGCACCGAGTTCTCGCAGCTGGTCTACCACGAGGCGATGATGGTGCCCGGCTTTCTGCTCGCGGAACAGCTTGAACGGGTGCTGATCGTCGGCTCCAGCGAGGGTGTGGCCAGCCGGATGGCCGTCAAGGCGGGCGCCGCGCGAGTGGACCACGTGGATATCGACAGTGAGTGCGTGCGCGTCTGTGCCGAGCACCTTCCGTACGGATACACCGCCGCCGAGCTCGCGGACCTGGAAGCGGGCAACGGTCCCATAAAGCTGCACTACACCGACGGGTGGAGTTTTCTCGACCAGGCCATCGGTGCGGGAGAACGCTACGACCTGGTGATCGTGGACCTCCCCGACGAACGGGCGGACGAGACCGACAGTCAGCACAACCGCCTGTACGGCGAGGAGTTCATCCGAAGGTGTCATGCCGTGCTGGCACCCGGAGGTGTGGTCGGTTTCCAGGCCGGGACACCGACGGTCTGGCGCAACACCACGCTCGTCCGGGCCTACAACCGATTCCGCACGGTGTTCGACACCGTCACCTACTTCGGTTCCGACGAGCACGAGTGGGCATTCCTGTTCGGCCGTGTCGAACAGCTGGACGATCCGGTCAACGTCATGCTCGACGCGATGCCGAAGAGCCAGTACGAACCGGCCACGATCGACGACGCGAGTCTGATCGGCCTGACGGTCCCGCCGTACTCGGTGCGCCACCAGGAGTGA